In the Pirellulales bacterium genome, CGCGAGATGCCGCTGGCGTCCTGCGGATTGTTGATGGGAATGTCGAGGGCGTGGTAGATGGTCGCCGCCAGTTCCTCGGGGCGAACCGGGTTACTGGTGGGATACTCGCCGTACTTGTTGGACTTGCCGTACACTCGGCCCCCGGCGATGCCCGCTCCGGCCAGGATGGCGGAGAAACACTGCGGCCAGTGCTGGCGG is a window encoding:
- a CDS encoding DUF1501 domain-containing protein translates to RQHWPQCFSAILAGAGIAGGRVYGKSNKYGEYPTSNPVRPEELAATIYHALDIPINNPQDASGISRTLTTGQPIRELFG